One Natrinema longum genomic window carries:
- a CDS encoding MFS transporter codes for MSEQSPYSTAEIRTIALAVIAGVFFGGVATGVAFPTLPLLDEKLVISAVMLSVILSANRIARLFMNTPAGTIIDQVGARKPMIFGLFTQALAPFGYIVGLHTPPTDLGTVPLLGDVSLPGVVFVLARLFWGVGSAFVFIGAFATITYVTTADNRGRWVGYMRGGQSLGFPTGLVVGGVLTDLASMQTAFLAAGVLALIAGTVATLVLPDVHGGAEGRAAKLREVPSLLAGNPTVVLIGYGNFTLRFLWGGIILSTLARYASDAGLELSALGAAGVSGIVMGLGVLTSGSMTMVTGWVSDMVSDRTLLTVPAFLAMGAGFLIIAYVPTIEALLGAIVLVGGGMGAAAPALLAIMGDLTPGDELGRMGGVYQVMGDVGLSLGPLIAIPAVDLWFGYQLTYVLCAALVLSCLTIVSLPLLRNPDVSRAGAKADEG; via the coding sequence ATGTCTGAACAGTCCCCCTATTCGACGGCCGAGATCAGGACGATCGCCCTCGCAGTCATCGCCGGCGTCTTCTTCGGCGGGGTGGCGACGGGCGTCGCCTTTCCGACGCTGCCGCTGCTCGACGAGAAACTCGTGATCAGCGCGGTCATGCTGAGCGTGATCCTCTCGGCCAACCGGATCGCGCGACTGTTCATGAACACGCCGGCCGGGACGATCATCGACCAGGTCGGCGCGCGGAAACCGATGATCTTCGGGCTGTTCACGCAGGCGCTGGCCCCGTTTGGCTACATCGTCGGCCTCCACACGCCGCCGACGGATCTCGGAACGGTACCGTTGCTCGGCGACGTGTCGCTGCCGGGGGTCGTCTTCGTTCTGGCGCGGCTGTTCTGGGGCGTCGGGAGCGCGTTCGTCTTCATCGGGGCGTTCGCGACGATCACGTACGTGACGACCGCCGACAACCGCGGCCGGTGGGTCGGCTACATGCGTGGCGGGCAGTCGCTGGGCTTCCCGACCGGGCTCGTCGTCGGGGGCGTGCTGACCGATCTCGCCAGCATGCAGACGGCGTTTCTCGCTGCCGGCGTGCTCGCGTTGATCGCCGGCACCGTCGCGACGCTCGTCCTGCCGGACGTCCACGGGGGCGCGGAAGGGCGAGCCGCCAAGCTCCGGGAGGTCCCGTCGCTGCTCGCCGGCAACCCGACCGTCGTCCTGATCGGGTACGGGAACTTCACCCTTCGATTCCTCTGGGGCGGGATCATCCTCTCGACGCTCGCCCGCTACGCCAGCGACGCCGGCCTCGAGCTCTCGGCGCTCGGCGCGGCGGGCGTCAGCGGGATCGTGATGGGGCTGGGCGTGCTCACGTCGGGATCGATGACCATGGTCACCGGCTGGGTGTCGGACATGGTCAGCGATCGGACGCTGCTGACGGTGCCCGCGTTTCTGGCGATGGGCGCGGGCTTTCTGATCATCGCCTACGTCCCGACGATCGAGGCGCTGCTCGGAGCGATCGTCCTCGTCGGCGGCGGGATGGGCGCGGCCGCACCGGCGCTGCTCGCGATCATGGGCGATCTCACCCCTGGCGACGAACTCGGACGGATGGGCGGCGTCTACCAGGTGATGGGTGACGTCGGGCTCAGTCTCGGACCGCTGATCGCGATCCCCGCCGTCGACCTCTGGTTTGGCTACCAGTTGACGTACGTACTCTGTGCCGCGCTCGTCTTGAGTTGCCTGACGATCGTCTCGCTCCCGCTGTTGCGAAACCCCGACGTCTCGAGGGCGGGCGCGAAAGCGGACGAAGGGTAG
- a CDS encoding class I adenylate-forming enzyme family protein gives MELDIVPAETLLEPPYDGNVANLLDRAITKFPDTIAIEHAGETITYREFGDRVARIANGLRELGLEAGDRVGVYMPNGIPFCTAIWACCHAGVIASPLNPEYRRREIEYQLDHADAEAVLVEGAAPRAAGDASGYRPRADAYVVEAVADLETEIVGATPGSDHPSLPELGGDTNAAIADREDDDVLLQPYTSGTTGEPKGVLLTHRNFRVQIAQGVSSYSASPIDGDGLIVLPMYHITGLLGMMASLCAGRTLHLLRPDQWDPERVLRTLDEHDVPSFTGVAAMFVDLLEASDPDEYDLSTLVRAGQGGDKLPAPTQERFEEAFDVPLSEGYGLTETTATTHTIRWSSLGNRPGSVGQPVGHTRSKIVDEDGTEVGPGEEGEILVQGPQVMKGYYENPEANDEVFTAEGWFRTGDIGTRDADNYYYIKGREKEMILTAGYNVYPREIENVLYEHSAIHEAAVFGLPDDRRGETVAAAITPKAGADLTADDVEAYVLDELAPYKHPRVVEIRPDLPKTGSGKIRKTALRDEFLEEHGPES, from the coding sequence ATGGAGCTCGATATCGTCCCTGCGGAGACGCTCCTCGAGCCGCCCTACGACGGGAACGTCGCCAACTTGCTCGACCGAGCGATTACGAAATTCCCTGATACGATCGCGATCGAACACGCCGGCGAGACGATCACCTACCGCGAGTTCGGCGATCGCGTTGCACGGATTGCGAACGGGCTTCGAGAACTCGGCCTCGAGGCCGGCGACCGGGTCGGCGTCTACATGCCGAACGGCATTCCCTTCTGTACCGCCATCTGGGCCTGCTGTCACGCCGGTGTCATCGCGAGTCCGCTGAACCCCGAATACCGCCGTCGCGAGATCGAATACCAGCTCGACCACGCCGACGCGGAGGCGGTGCTGGTCGAGGGCGCGGCGCCACGCGCCGCGGGAGATGCGAGCGGGTATCGCCCGCGAGCCGACGCCTACGTCGTCGAGGCCGTCGCGGACCTCGAGACGGAGATCGTCGGCGCGACGCCGGGTAGCGACCACCCGTCACTGCCGGAACTCGGCGGCGATACGAACGCGGCGATCGCCGACCGCGAGGACGACGATGTCCTCCTCCAGCCCTACACCTCGGGGACCACGGGCGAGCCCAAGGGCGTCCTGTTGACCCACCGCAACTTCCGGGTCCAGATCGCACAGGGCGTCTCGAGTTACAGCGCGAGCCCGATCGACGGCGACGGGCTCATCGTCCTGCCGATGTACCACATCACCGGGCTGCTCGGGATGATGGCGTCGCTGTGTGCCGGTCGGACGCTGCACCTGCTCCGCCCGGATCAGTGGGACCCGGAACGGGTCCTCCGCACGCTCGACGAGCACGACGTGCCGTCGTTTACCGGCGTCGCCGCGATGTTCGTCGATCTGCTCGAGGCTTCCGATCCCGACGAGTACGACCTGTCGACGCTGGTTCGGGCGGGACAGGGTGGCGACAAGCTCCCGGCACCGACCCAGGAGCGATTCGAGGAGGCCTTCGACGTCCCGCTCTCGGAGGGGTACGGCCTGACCGAGACGACCGCGACGACCCACACGATCCGGTGGTCGTCGCTCGGAAACAGGCCCGGCAGCGTCGGGCAACCCGTCGGCCACACGCGCTCGAAGATCGTCGACGAGGACGGGACCGAGGTCGGCCCCGGCGAGGAGGGCGAAATCCTCGTTCAGGGACCACAGGTGATGAAGGGCTACTACGAGAACCCCGAAGCGAACGACGAGGTATTCACGGCGGAGGGGTGGTTCCGCACGGGCGACATCGGGACGCGGGACGCGGACAACTACTACTACATCAAGGGACGCGAGAAAGAGATGATCCTGACCGCGGGGTACAACGTCTATCCGCGGGAAATCGAGAACGTGCTCTACGAGCATTCGGCCATCCACGAGGCGGCGGTCTTCGGCCTTCCCGACGACCGCCGGGGCGAGACCGTCGCCGCCGCGATCACGCCGAAAGCGGGCGCGGACCTGACCGCGGACGACGTCGAGGCGTACGTCCTCGACGAACTCGCACCCTACAAACACCCGCGAGTCGTCGAGATCCGTCCCGACCTCCCGAAGACGGGGAGCGGAAAGATCCGCAAGACGGCGTTACGGGACGAATTCCTCGAGGAACACGGGCCCGAATCGTGA
- a CDS encoding SDR family NAD(P)-dependent oxidoreductase: MTTAQFSVDGETAIVTGSSSGIGRTIVERFADDGANVVVTSRELENVEPVADAINESDRPGEAIAIECDVTDREAVQRLVDETVAAFGALDVLINNAGASFQAPPAEISENGWKTIVDINLHGTFHCSQIAGEYMREHGGGRIVNFASVAGTRGSRSMSHYGAAKAGVVNFTTSVAADWAEDDIWVNCIAPGLVATEGVRTQMGVDDDADEIARTTPDRTIGSPEEVADLAQFLASPASSYMVGETVTIKGRPRLEE; the protein is encoded by the coding sequence ATGACGACGGCACAGTTCAGCGTCGACGGGGAGACTGCGATCGTCACCGGCTCCTCGAGTGGCATCGGGAGGACGATCGTCGAGCGCTTCGCCGACGACGGCGCGAACGTGGTCGTCACGTCTCGCGAACTCGAGAACGTCGAGCCGGTCGCCGACGCGATCAACGAGAGCGATCGGCCGGGCGAGGCGATCGCGATCGAGTGCGACGTGACGGATCGGGAGGCCGTCCAGCGACTCGTCGACGAGACCGTCGCGGCGTTCGGCGCGCTCGACGTGCTGATCAACAACGCGGGGGCGAGCTTCCAGGCCCCGCCGGCCGAGATCAGCGAGAACGGCTGGAAGACGATCGTCGACATCAACCTCCACGGCACGTTCCACTGCTCGCAGATCGCCGGCGAGTACATGCGCGAGCACGGCGGCGGCCGGATCGTCAACTTCGCCAGCGTCGCGGGCACCCGCGGCTCGCGGTCGATGAGTCACTACGGGGCCGCCAAAGCCGGCGTCGTCAACTTCACGACCTCCGTCGCGGCCGACTGGGCCGAGGACGACATCTGGGTCAATTGCATCGCGCCCGGCCTCGTCGCGACCGAGGGCGTCCGCACTCAGATGGGCGTCGACGACGATGCGGACGAAATCGCCCGAACGACCCCGGACCGCACCATCGGCAGCCCCGAGGAGGTCGCCGACCTCGCGCAGTTCCTCGCCAGTCCCGCCTCCTCGTACATGGTCGGCGAGACGGTCACGATCAAAGGACGACCGCGCCTCGAGGAGTAA
- a CDS encoding FAS1-like dehydratase domain-containing protein, translating into MPNKPLEELEAMVGDSRVTAKAFRIEPGKVEEFARAITSDDPVFRDETAAAERGHDRVPAPLTYTQVARFPRYTPADVDGKGFDLGFQPEYVLHGEQAHEYERPIYVGDVLEGTTTLADVFQREGGRAGTMTFAVLETEYRTRDGDLVLTDRSTAIETQGAVDDGDGNGDGEAGEPTDDPAAETNGGAARTEPTAPSETTAEFERVHTVDDLAVGDAGPTVVVEDLERQHFVKYAGASGDFNPIHYDEPYATAAGNESVFGQGMFTAGLTSRVVTEWFDLADVASFGLRFQSRVFPGDTVVATGEVVEVDRDSGTVETALEARTTDGETLLTGTATADLE; encoded by the coding sequence ATGCCGAATAAGCCCCTCGAGGAACTCGAGGCGATGGTCGGCGACTCCCGAGTCACCGCCAAAGCGTTCCGCATCGAACCCGGCAAGGTCGAGGAGTTCGCGCGAGCGATCACGTCCGACGACCCGGTGTTCCGCGACGAGACGGCAGCGGCCGAGCGGGGCCACGACCGCGTGCCCGCACCGCTGACCTACACGCAGGTCGCCCGGTTCCCGCGGTACACCCCCGCCGACGTCGACGGCAAGGGCTTCGACCTCGGCTTCCAGCCGGAGTACGTCCTCCACGGCGAGCAGGCCCACGAGTACGAGCGCCCGATCTACGTCGGCGACGTCCTCGAGGGAACGACCACCCTCGCGGACGTCTTCCAGCGCGAGGGCGGCCGCGCGGGGACGATGACCTTCGCCGTCCTCGAGACCGAGTACCGGACGCGAGACGGCGACCTCGTCCTCACCGATCGCTCGACCGCGATCGAAACGCAGGGTGCGGTCGACGACGGCGATGGGAACGGCGACGGCGAGGCGGGCGAACCGACCGACGACCCCGCGGCCGAGACGAACGGCGGAGCCGCCCGAACGGAGCCGACAGCGCCGTCGGAGACGACCGCCGAGTTCGAGCGCGTCCACACGGTCGACGACCTCGCGGTCGGCGACGCCGGACCGACGGTCGTCGTCGAGGACCTCGAGCGCCAACACTTCGTCAAGTACGCTGGTGCCAGCGGCGACTTCAACCCGATCCACTACGACGAGCCCTACGCGACGGCCGCGGGCAACGAGAGCGTCTTCGGGCAGGGCATGTTCACCGCCGGACTCACCTCGCGGGTCGTCACTGAGTGGTTCGACCTCGCCGACGTCGCGAGTTTCGGCCTCCGGTTCCAGTCGCGCGTCTTCCCCGGCGACACCGTCGTCGCCACCGGCGAGGTCGTCGAAGTCGATCGCGATTCGGGAACCGTCGAGACGGCACTCGAGGCGCGGACGACCGACGGCGAGACGCTGCTGACCGGAACGGCGACGGCCGACCTCGAATAA
- a CDS encoding Zn-ribbon domain-containing OB-fold protein, which translates to MTGQVEDCRDEWEGPVPVPTGATVPFWEATLEGRLLYQECDCGNRQLYPRAVCTACGAEDPPFEASEGVGTIYTYTVCYVPGEPGFADRTPYVVGAIELAEGPRLLALLDADLERLEIGAAVGVTFWQISEEAAIPVFVPE; encoded by the coding sequence ATGACGGGGCAGGTCGAGGACTGCCGCGACGAATGGGAGGGGCCAGTTCCCGTCCCGACCGGTGCGACGGTCCCGTTCTGGGAAGCGACGCTCGAGGGCAGACTCCTGTACCAGGAGTGTGACTGTGGTAACCGCCAGCTGTACCCGCGAGCGGTCTGTACCGCCTGCGGGGCCGAGGACCCGCCGTTCGAGGCGAGCGAAGGCGTCGGCACGATCTACACGTACACCGTCTGCTACGTGCCCGGCGAGCCGGGGTTCGCCGATCGGACACCCTACGTCGTCGGCGCGATCGAGCTCGCGGAGGGGCCGCGCCTGCTCGCCCTGCTCGATGCCGATCTCGAGCGTCTCGAGATCGGCGCGGCCGTCGGCGTCACGTTCTGGCAGATCTCCGAGGAAGCAGCGATTCCGGTGTTCGTCCCGGAGTAA
- a CDS encoding acetyl-CoA acetyltransferase, translating into MTEPIVAGVAESELGETPDRNWLDNAAIATVRALEDAGCTLDEVDGVAVAGGDDYMPALVLAEYLDLDEPSFLEGTEIGGSSFEHFCGHVGDAMARGEADVVVVAYGSTRKTGPDREQSLEETHPIDGFVRPTGLFRPPGAYAMAARRHMHEYGTTEEQLAEIAVSTREWASMNPKAAHREPITVDDVLESRRIAEPFDLLDCCLVSDGGGAVVLVSEERARELDVPEIAVAGVASTSTHRQDVSEMPDMTTTGAAVTGPNAFEQAGITHDDVDVAEIYDSFTYTALVTLEDLGFCEKGAGGAFVEGGTTAPGGELPMNTQGGGLSYCHPGHFGVFVLVEAVRQLRGEYTGDRQVDDAEVAVAHGTGGLLSSSSTVVLRRES; encoded by the coding sequence GTGACTGAACCGATCGTCGCGGGCGTCGCCGAAAGCGAACTCGGCGAAACGCCCGACCGGAACTGGCTCGATAACGCGGCGATCGCGACCGTTCGCGCGCTCGAGGACGCCGGCTGTACTCTCGACGAGGTCGACGGCGTCGCGGTCGCCGGCGGCGACGACTACATGCCGGCGCTGGTACTCGCGGAGTACCTCGACCTCGACGAACCCTCGTTTCTCGAGGGGACCGAGATCGGCGGCTCGTCGTTCGAGCACTTCTGTGGCCACGTCGGCGACGCGATGGCCCGCGGCGAGGCCGACGTCGTGGTCGTCGCCTACGGCTCGACGCGCAAGACGGGCCCCGACAGGGAGCAATCGCTCGAGGAGACCCACCCGATCGACGGCTTCGTCCGGCCGACGGGCCTCTTCAGGCCGCCCGGAGCCTACGCGATGGCCGCGCGGCGACACATGCACGAGTACGGGACGACCGAGGAACAGCTCGCCGAGATCGCCGTCTCGACTCGGGAGTGGGCGTCGATGAACCCCAAGGCGGCCCATCGAGAGCCGATTACGGTCGACGACGTTCTCGAGTCCCGACGGATCGCCGAGCCGTTCGACCTGCTGGACTGTTGTCTCGTCTCGGACGGCGGCGGCGCGGTCGTGCTCGTGAGCGAGGAGCGGGCCCGCGAACTCGACGTGCCGGAGATCGCCGTCGCTGGCGTCGCGTCGACGAGCACCCACCGTCAGGACGTAAGCGAGATGCCCGACATGACGACCACCGGCGCGGCGGTCACGGGACCGAACGCCTTCGAGCAAGCGGGGATTACCCACGACGACGTCGACGTCGCCGAGATATACGACTCCTTTACGTACACCGCGCTGGTCACCCTCGAGGATCTCGGTTTCTGCGAGAAGGGCGCGGGCGGCGCGTTCGTCGAAGGCGGCACCACCGCTCCCGGCGGCGAGTTACCGATGAACACGCAGGGCGGCGGCCTCTCGTACTGTCACCCCGGTCACTTCGGCGTGTTCGTCCTCGTCGAGGCCGTCCGCCAGCTCCGGGGCGAGTACACGGGCGACCGGCAGGTCGACGACGCCGAGGTCGCCGTCGCCCACGGTACCGGCGGCCTACTCTCTTCGAGTAGCACGGTCGTCCTCCGGAGGGAATCATGA
- a CDS encoding class I adenylate-forming enzyme family protein, protein MDLASVSESAREGNVARLHDETARHHGDARAIEYHGETLTHDELQTESSRFAGGLADLGIEPGDVLLQYLPNCPPYLIGALGAFKAGVIVSPVNPQYRKRELTYQLEDTQATVVLTHEALEPFLEEALAEIDWDPVVISVGTDADDFHAFADVRDEETFVERADDDVALLPYTSGTTGKPKGVELTHRNFRAQTFAILSQDHALEDEAVRSLVWLPLYHITGFTHTAWQPLVRGGSVYLRSAANWDADAAMELIDEEGITHYVGVTAMYVDMINSEDFDEYDLTSLESAGEGGAKMSVAVQEEFEEVAGVEMAEGYGLTETNGATHSQRGSTFGLRHGTIGQPTRMTEAKIVDSSGETVGIGEEGELLVRGPQVMKGYHGMPEATERAFTEEGWFRTGDIARRDEDNYYEIVDRKKHMINSAGYNIYPSELEELLAEHEAVAEGAVVGIPDERRNEVPKAYVVTKPGVEPGVDVTSEEIKDFFLDNVASYKHPREVEFIDELPRTTSGKIQKYKLEEREESGDE, encoded by the coding sequence ATGGATTTGGCAAGCGTTAGCGAAAGTGCGAGAGAAGGAAACGTCGCGCGACTGCACGACGAGACGGCGCGCCACCACGGCGACGCACGGGCGATCGAGTACCACGGAGAGACGCTGACCCACGACGAACTCCAGACCGAGAGTTCGCGGTTCGCCGGCGGCCTGGCCGACCTCGGGATCGAACCCGGCGACGTACTGCTCCAGTACCTGCCGAACTGTCCGCCGTACCTGATCGGCGCGCTCGGGGCCTTCAAAGCGGGCGTGATCGTCTCGCCGGTCAATCCCCAGTACCGCAAGCGGGAGCTGACCTACCAGCTCGAGGACACCCAGGCGACCGTCGTGTTGACACACGAGGCCCTCGAACCGTTCCTCGAGGAGGCACTCGCCGAGATCGACTGGGACCCGGTCGTCATCTCGGTCGGGACGGATGCCGACGATTTCCACGCCTTCGCCGACGTCCGGGACGAGGAGACGTTCGTCGAGCGGGCCGACGACGACGTGGCGCTGTTACCCTACACCTCGGGAACGACTGGCAAGCCCAAGGGAGTCGAGCTCACCCACCGCAACTTCCGCGCCCAGACGTTCGCCATCCTCTCCCAGGACCACGCCCTCGAGGACGAGGCCGTCCGCAGCCTCGTCTGGCTGCCGCTGTACCACATCACCGGCTTCACCCACACCGCCTGGCAGCCGCTCGTCCGCGGCGGGAGCGTCTACCTGCGGAGTGCGGCCAACTGGGACGCCGACGCGGCGATGGAACTGATCGACGAGGAGGGGATCACCCACTACGTCGGCGTCACCGCCATGTACGTCGACATGATCAACAGCGAGGACTTCGACGAGTACGATCTCACCAGCCTCGAGTCGGCTGGCGAGGGCGGCGCGAAGATGTCCGTCGCCGTCCAGGAGGAGTTCGAGGAGGTCGCCGGCGTCGAAATGGCCGAGGGATACGGGTTGACGGAGACGAACGGCGCGACCCACTCCCAGCGTGGCTCGACGTTCGGCCTGCGCCACGGCACGATCGGCCAGCCGACTCGGATGACCGAAGCCAAGATCGTCGACTCGAGCGGCGAGACGGTCGGTATCGGCGAGGAGGGCGAACTCCTCGTCCGCGGTCCGCAGGTGATGAAGGGCTACCACGGGATGCCCGAGGCGACCGAGCGGGCCTTTACCGAAGAGGGCTGGTTCCGCACGGGCGACATCGCCCGGCGGGACGAGGACAACTACTACGAGATCGTCGACCGGAAGAAGCACATGATCAACTCCGCCGGCTACAACATCTACCCCAGCGAACTCGAGGAACTCCTCGCCGAGCACGAGGCGGTCGCCGAGGGCGCGGTGGTGGGTATCCCCGACGAGCGCCGCAACGAGGTTCCGAAGGCCTACGTCGTCACCAAGCCGGGGGTCGAACCCGGCGTCGACGTCACGAGCGAGGAGATCAAAGACTTCTTCCTCGACAACGTCGCCTCCTACAAGCACCCCCGCG